The stretch of DNA TTCTCCTAGTTCCACCCTTGGAACTTTCTCCCCCTTCTCCCTGATTTCCCTCGAAATCACTCTTGATCCGTTTTGCGCAAGCGCCACCCTGCAAGCCTGAATCACGCCCGACCGGACGGATAGGCTCGCAGGGAAGCGAACATGCCCGACGATACACCGGATCTTTCTGACCGCATTGCTGAGGTCGCGCAGGGACCCGCGCAGGCCTCCGATGCGGCGGGCTCGATGCAGCAGCACAATCCCAAGGATCTGATCGAGGTCGACAAGTATCTCGCTCAGAAGAAGGCTGCCAGGCGTAAGCTGGGCGGGCTGCGGATCTTCAAGTTCCGGCCACCAGGAGCAGCCTGATGGCCACCATTCTCGATGCCTTCGGGCGTCCCTTCTCCAGTGACGGCAAAGCCACGCATGATGCCGTGCGTGCGAGTAGTCGCGCGTACGTTCAACGCCAGCAGAGTAATGTTCGCGCCCGTTACGACGCCGCCGAGATGACCCCCGACAACATGCGGCACTGGCGGATGGCGGACGGTCTTTCCGCTGATGCCGCCAATTCCGCCGGCGTGCGGCGCATTCTAAGGAACCGTGCTCGTCACGAGATCTTCAACAACTCCTATCTGCGGGGGATGACCCGCACGCTGGCCAATGATGTCATCGGTTCCGGCCCGCGGCTGCAGATCCACCACGAAGACAAGAACATCGCCGCCCAGGTGGAGGCTCTCTTTGCCCAGTGGTCGATGATGATCCGCCTCGGCCCCAAAATGCGGACGATGCGGCTGGCACAGTGCCAGGATGGCGAAGGGATTTCGGTCATCAAGAACAACGGGGGCCTGCCTGGGATCCAGCTCGATCTGCAACCGATCGAAGCCGAGATGCTGACGACGCCCTTCCTGCAGCCGTTGACGATCAATCAGGTCGATGGCCTCGAATTCGACGAATGTGGGAACGTCGTCGCCTACAACATCCTCAAGCGGCATCCCGGCGATACCTTCAGTTATTCGGCGACGATGGAGCATGACACGCTGGCGGCCGGTTATGTCTCCCACATCTTCCATGTCGAACGCCCGGGCCAGCATCGAGGCCTCCCCGAAATCATGTCCTCGCTTCCCCTTGGAGCCATGATGCGGCGGTACACGCTGGCCGTCGTCCAGGCCGCCGAAACCGCCGCCAACCTTTCTGCCATCATGGAAACGGCCGGGGCGGTCGATGACCCGGCCGAGTCGGACGATGACCCGTTCACGACCATTGAGATGGAACGCGGCATGCTGATGCGGCTGCCGGAAGGCTGGAAGATCAACCAGCTCAAGGCCGAGCAGCCCACCAGCCTCTATGGCGATTTCAAAACCCATCTCCTCTGTGAGCAGGCCCGTCCCCTTTCGATGCCCAAGAACATCGCGCTGGGGGATTCGTCGGGTTACAACTATTCCAGCGGGCGGCTCGATCATCAGGTCTACTACAAAACCTGTGACATGGATCGCTCTGATTACGAGCTGATGCTCCTGGAACCCCTCTTACGGATGTGGACGCGGGAAGCCCGGCTGCTGCGGCTGATTCCGTACGGTCTCACCTTTGAGCGGCTGCCGCACACCTGGCAGTGGGATCCGTATGAAGACATCGATCCCGCCAAGACGGCGGATGCCATCGAACGGGAACTGCGGCTGGGTCTGACGACGTTGCCGCGTGAATACGCGAAGCGGGGTCTCGATTTCGAGCGAGAGCTGGAGAAGCAGGCCAAGGCCCTGGCAATGACCACCGAGGCTCTCCGGGCCCGGATTGCGGACGTGATTTATGCAACGGCCGCCCGGCCAGTGGCCCCACAACCGGAAGGAGCACCCAATGCCCGCCAAGCTGCGTAAACGCCAGCCAGCCAGGACTTCCCAGGTCAATGCCAGAAAGGGCCAGATCTCTTTCCGGGCCAGATCCACGGGAAGGCCGGTCAAGTTCACGGCCGAGGG from Planctopirus ephydatiae encodes:
- a CDS encoding phage portal protein, which translates into the protein MATILDAFGRPFSSDGKATHDAVRASSRAYVQRQQSNVRARYDAAEMTPDNMRHWRMADGLSADAANSAGVRRILRNRARHEIFNNSYLRGMTRTLANDVIGSGPRLQIHHEDKNIAAQVEALFAQWSMMIRLGPKMRTMRLAQCQDGEGISVIKNNGGLPGIQLDLQPIEAEMLTTPFLQPLTINQVDGLEFDECGNVVAYNILKRHPGDTFSYSATMEHDTLAAGYVSHIFHVERPGQHRGLPEIMSSLPLGAMMRRYTLAVVQAAETAANLSAIMETAGAVDDPAESDDDPFTTIEMERGMLMRLPEGWKINQLKAEQPTSLYGDFKTHLLCEQARPLSMPKNIALGDSSGYNYSSGRLDHQVYYKTCDMDRSDYELMLLEPLLRMWTREARLLRLIPYGLTFERLPHTWQWDPYEDIDPAKTADAIERELRLGLTTLPREYAKRGLDFERELEKQAKALAMTTEALRARIADVIYATAARPVAPQPEGAPNARQAA